Part of the Cohnella candidum genome, GAACTTGTGCTTGACGACCTGGAATCCGCCCGGCACGTCCGTCGCCGGCATCGGACAGGAGCGAATCGGCAGCGTCTTCTCGCATTGCAGGCAGATCATATGGTGATGGTGGTGCGGCTCTTCGCAGCTCAGCTTGAATTTAACGCCTTCCTCGAACGCGAATTGTTCGACGACGCCAAGATCGAGCATCACCCTCAAATTGCGGTAAACCGTGTCGAAACTGAGGCCCGGGTAGAAGCGCTGCATGTGATCGTAGACGTCTTTGGGAGTCAAATAGCCGGGAGCTTCCGCGAACAACTGCGCGAGGGTACGCCGCTGTTCCGTAATCCGCAGCCCTTTTTCCGACATTTGACGGACGATCTGTTCGGTTTCTCCCATTCGGCATCCTCTCCTGATGAATTCTATTATCAATATGCCTCATCCGAGAGACCGCGTCAAACCGGAAACTCCCCGATCGAACCGCACAACGCGAATAAACCGTTCCCCTCCCGGTGGAGAGAAACGGCCGTCGTTTTCCCGACTCCTTTAGACGAACCAGGTATTCACGCTCCAGATCAATGCCGCCAGGCTCAAGGCCGACAAACCCAAAAACAAGCTTCCTTGTCCTTTACGCAGCTGGAAAAAGCGAACGACGCCCAGGCTCAGAAACGAACCGATCAGCAAAATGAAAACCGCACCCGTTACGAAGAGCGCGGGAGATACGTTTGAAACGTCAACCAAATCCACGATCCTATCCCCTTTATCCGCATCCGGTTATTCTCTTGCATTATACCGATTTAACCGCGGATAAACAATTCGACTTCCTGACCGTCCGACGGCCGCCGTTTGAACACCATCGTGACACGGTCGCCCGATTGCTCCGCTCTTCCCGATCGAGGGAAAACCCGGCAAGGAAAGCGTACGTTATGGGACCGCTGCCCGGACAGCCCCGTAATCCTCAGGCGGTCAGAGGTCGCGAACAGACGAAGGTCGCGCATGTGGGTACCAGGCGGGATCCGCATCGTAACCGTCAGGTTTTTGGCGTTTTTGACCGTATCGATTTGAAAGAGGGACCGTGATTCGGCTTTAGGCGTTTCGGGGATTTCTTTCTTCATCATTCCCCGCACGAATGAGTCGAGCCACTCGCCGTTCTCCGCTTGGTCCCACTGTTCGACCAGTTTCCAAGGAATCTCCTTGCCGAGCCATTTCCGGAACTCCGACCAGTCCGGCAATGGACCGCTTCCGAAAAAAGACGACATGCACACCCCTCCCGAAATCGCCTATTTCCCCCAGCATATTCCGTTTTCCCGCATGCGTGCCCTGTTCCATCCGAACCTCTGGGCGCGCGCCGTCATATGATAAACCATGACCCCAGGCCAAAGGAGTCGTTGCGCTTATGCCAAGCATCGTCGGTGCCGTTAAAATCCTCAGCATTGCGACAGGCGCTGTGGTCCAGTTCGGAGATACCCTGCAAATTCGTCCCAACAGCACTTCCAAAACGTACGCCGGAGCCGGTTCCTTCTTAACCGGCGATCTGTCCCGCTCCAACAACGCCGTAAGTGCCACCAATACGAATGACCCCGACGTTCAGGATTCTTCCACCAACCAAGCTGGCGGAGGAACCGCAGGTACCGTGTTATGACCTGGCAAATCTACCAGAACATCACGATCAACTACATCCGCGTCGAAGCCGTAACCAACTCCTCCGTCCTGCAGATCGGCAGTGCGGGCAGCATCCGATCTTTGTCCCAGTTGTTCAATACCGGCGGATTCACGGGACCGGCCCCGCAGTTGGGCCCCAGCCCGACAGAGGTTTCCCTCATCCGTCTTCCGGAACCGTCCGAATGAAGGAGGCTCTGCCATGTCTTACGGTTGGAATTGGCCTTATCCCTACCCTTGTCCGCCGCAAGAGATATGCGAGATCCAGCAGCGGCTGGAGGCGGCGGAGAAAACCATCACTAAACTTACGGAAAGATTGGACCAATTAGAGCGCCTAGGCGAAGAAATGCGGGCGAAGCCCCCTCTCCATATCGAATATCATTTCGATCAGCTCAAGGTGAACGAAC contains:
- a CDS encoding Fur family transcriptional regulator; this translates as MGETEQIVRQMSEKGLRITEQRRTLAQLFAEAPGYLTPKDVYDHMQRFYPGLSFDTVYRNLRVMLDLGVVEQFAFEEGVKFKLSCEEPHHHHHMICLQCEKTLPIRSCPMPATDVPGGFQVVKHKFEVYGYCSECREPEGESAVAEGEKA
- a CDS encoding spore germination protein — translated: MPSIVGAVKILSIATGAVVQFGDTLQIRPNSTSKTYAGAGSFLTGDLSRSNNAVSATNTNDPDVQDSSTNQAGGGTAGTVL
- a CDS encoding spore germination protein GerPB; translated protein: MTWQIYQNITINYIRVEAVTNSSVLQIGSAGSIRSLSQLFNTGGFTGPAPQLGPSPTEVSLIRLPEPSE